In Festucalex cinctus isolate MCC-2025b chromosome 21, RoL_Fcin_1.0, whole genome shotgun sequence, one genomic interval encodes:
- the LOC144010872 gene encoding cytospin-A-like isoform X1: MKGAADRLAPSCADFIKPCITMGNMSYRPLADIFSNYSMPSEVELATLDLSSHRGPQAPSLKMAAHAAQTDRCDEAPVVLLRNVTSQNTHRVWPEDQRWQESESDLESESTTERSETSERSEVELHRTVTGLGPGGNATAEAVVRQLITERDKLAEEMKNQWETFNNEKSEWQQFQMDLLATVAAADRLRADSEEARVKLQDDRKSLQEQLAEAHAKQLEAERELDCLRSQQTDMWSKLPSLEKKQQKVDARLVEDKGNPVEGEEMKTMYFVEEVGMDNVQKQEECDACEEKGAKRPISQLTAKGIGKFYVDALEQKNGGGRNPRRIVMTSEKYLSRNLSCVPVPGDSCHNNNAIKTSSTLPQSMTKEEPTQGKMYHILKHQDSKSSCRTVLVETSGDLETSPTADVPSQPSRLQMDVACTKPPLVAAKRDEDPPSEVVNPPEVPHAPLQHLDCTRQTLMNQCQAHTKGYQYVEINNFSTCWEDGLAFCALYHKYLPSRIPYNSLNPAAKKENLDLAFRTGESVGITATLSVEDMLKDTGPDCRKVQRYIKSIFHHFEAEAANAQDVDPALAV, from the exons ATGAAAGGCGCAGCTGACAG ATTGGCTCCCTCTTGTGCAGACTTCATCAAGCCCTGCATCACAATGGGGAATATGAGCTACCGTCCCTTAGCAG ATATCTTCTCAAATTACTCAATGCCCTCAGAGGTCGAGCTGGCAACCCTGGACTTAAGTTCCCACCGCGGGCCGCAGGCGCCATcgctcaaaatggccgcccacgcTGCACAAACTGACCGCTGCGACGAGGCCCCGGTGGTCCTTCTGCGCAACGTGACGTCGCAAAACACGCACAGGGTGTGGCCTGAGGATCAGAGATGGCAGGAGAGCGAGAGCGACCTGGAGTCCGAGTCCACCACCGAGAGGTCCGAGACGTCTGAGAGGTCCGAGGTGGAGCTCCATCGCACCGTGACGGGCCTCGGTCCCGGCGGCAATGCCACGGCGGAAGCTGTAG TCAGGCAACTGATAACAGAGAGAGACAAACTAGCTGAGGAGATGAAAAACCAGTGGGAGACATTCAAT AACGAGAAGTCGGAGTGGCAGCAGTTCCAGATGGACCTGCTGGCGACGGTGGCCGCGGCCGACCGGCTGCGCGCCGACTCGGAGGAGGCCCGTGTCAAGCTCCAGGACGACAGGAAGAGCTTGCAGGAGCAGCTGGCCGAGGCCCACGCCAAGCAGCTGGAGGCCGAGCGCGAGCTGGATTGTCTGCGCTCCCAGCAAACGGACATGTGGTCCAAACTGCCCTCGCTTGAGAAGAAGCAGCAGAAAGTGGACGCAAGACTCGTCGAAGACAAAGGCAACCCTGTGGAGGGCGAAGAGATGAAAACGATGTATTTTGTggaggaagtgggcatggacAATGTTCAAAAACAAGAGGAGTGTGACGCTTGCGAAGAGAAAGGTGCCAAAAGGCCAATCTCGCAGCTGACGGCCAAGGGCATTGGGAAGTTTTACGTGGATGCGCTGGAGCAGAAAAACGGAGGAGGGCGCAATCCGAGGAGGATTGTGATGACATCGGAAAAATATTT GAGCAGGAATCTATCCTGTGTTCCGGTGCCTGGTGACTCCTGTCACAATAATAACGCCATTAAAACAAGCTCAACGTTGCCACAATCGATGACG aAAGAAGAGCCAACGCAAGGGAAGATGTATCATATTTTAAAGCACCAGGACAGCAAGTCAAGTTGTCGCACAG TGTTAGTGGAGACTTCAGGAGATTTGGAAACTTCTCCCACGGCAGATGTTCCCTCCCAGCCATCCAGACTGCAAATGGATGTCGCATGCACAAAGCCACCTCTGG TTGCAGCAAAACGAGATGAAGACCCACCCTCAGAAGTCGTCAA CCCTCCGGAGGTACCGCACGCTCCGTTACAGCATCTCGACTGCACAAGGCAGACCCTGATGAACCAGTGTCAGGCTCACACTAAAGGCTATCAG tACGTTGAGATCAACAACTTCAGCACCTGTTGGGAGGACGGTTTGGCCTTCTGTGCCTTGTATCATAAATATCTGCCTTCTCGCATCCCGTACAACAGCCTCAACCCAGCAGCCAAG AAGGAAAATTTGGATCTTGCTTTTAGGACAGGAGAGTCTGTTGGGATCACAGCTACTCTG TCGGTGGAGGACATGCTGAAGGACACGGGTCCAGACTGTCGCAAAGTTCAGCGTTACATCAAAAGCATATTTCATCACTTTGAGGCGGAGGCAGCAAACGCGCAAGACGTCGACCCTGCACTTGCAGTATGA
- the saysd1 gene encoding SAYSvFN domain-containing protein 1: protein MERRLADFRARRQSKRASSRDQLLTDLSGSQDDPSANQDDQNLDQAEGGWDADGTWGRWLVTRSFHFSNISLLKVLLWLVLLGLFVELGFGLPYFVLSLFYWLYEGLRDPGEREPGEMSAYSVFNPDCQPLPGALTAEQLESEMGYRPLANS from the exons ATGGAGCGGAGGCTTGCAGATTTCAGGGCTCGGCGACAGAGTAAAAGGGCTTCCAGTCGTGATCAGTTACTCACTGATCTTTCAGGTAGCCAGGACGACCCTTCAGCCAACCAAGATGATCAAAATTTAGACCAGGCAGAG GGCGGTTGGGACGCGGACGGCACGTGGGGGAGATGGCTGGTCACAAGAAGTTTCCACTTTTCCAACATCAGCCTGCTCAAAGTCCTCCTCTGGCTGGTTCTGCTTGGCCTTTTCGTGGAACTGGGTTTCGGCTTGCCCTACTTCGTCCTCTCCCTCTTCTACTGGCTGTACGAGGGGCTGCGTGACCCGGGTGAACGGGAGCCCGGGGAGATGAGCGCTTATTCCGTCTTCAACCCGGACTGTCAGCCGCTGCCGGGCGCTCTCACCGCGGAGCAGTTGGAGTCTGAGATGGGCTACAGGCCCCTGGCAAACAGTTGA
- the LOC144010872 gene encoding cytospin-A-like isoform X3, which produces MGNMSYRPLADIFSNYSMPSEVELATLDLSSHRGPQAPSLKMAAHAAQTDRCDEAPVVLLRNVTSQNTHRVWPEDQRWQESESDLESESTTERSETSERSEVELHRTVTGLGPGGNATAEAVVRQLITERDKLAEEMKNQWETFNNEKSEWQQFQMDLLATVAAADRLRADSEEARVKLQDDRKSLQEQLAEAHAKQLEAERELDCLRSQQTDMWSKLPSLEKKQQKVDARLVEDKGNPVEGEEMKTMYFVEEVGMDNVQKQEECDACEEKGAKRPISQLTAKGIGKFYVDALEQKNGGGRNPRRIVMTSEKYLSRNLSCVPVPGDSCHNNNAIKTSSTLPQSMTKEEPTQGKMYHILKHQDSKSSCRTVLVETSGDLETSPTADVPSQPSRLQMDVACTKPPLVAAKRDEDPPSEVVNPPEVPHAPLQHLDCTRQTLMNQCQAHTKGYQYVEINNFSTCWEDGLAFCALYHKYLPSRIPYNSLNPAAKKENLDLAFRTGESVGITATLSVEDMLKDTGPDCRKVQRYIKSIFHHFEAEAANAQDVDPALAV; this is translated from the exons ATGGGGAATATGAGCTACCGTCCCTTAGCAG ATATCTTCTCAAATTACTCAATGCCCTCAGAGGTCGAGCTGGCAACCCTGGACTTAAGTTCCCACCGCGGGCCGCAGGCGCCATcgctcaaaatggccgcccacgcTGCACAAACTGACCGCTGCGACGAGGCCCCGGTGGTCCTTCTGCGCAACGTGACGTCGCAAAACACGCACAGGGTGTGGCCTGAGGATCAGAGATGGCAGGAGAGCGAGAGCGACCTGGAGTCCGAGTCCACCACCGAGAGGTCCGAGACGTCTGAGAGGTCCGAGGTGGAGCTCCATCGCACCGTGACGGGCCTCGGTCCCGGCGGCAATGCCACGGCGGAAGCTGTAG TCAGGCAACTGATAACAGAGAGAGACAAACTAGCTGAGGAGATGAAAAACCAGTGGGAGACATTCAAT AACGAGAAGTCGGAGTGGCAGCAGTTCCAGATGGACCTGCTGGCGACGGTGGCCGCGGCCGACCGGCTGCGCGCCGACTCGGAGGAGGCCCGTGTCAAGCTCCAGGACGACAGGAAGAGCTTGCAGGAGCAGCTGGCCGAGGCCCACGCCAAGCAGCTGGAGGCCGAGCGCGAGCTGGATTGTCTGCGCTCCCAGCAAACGGACATGTGGTCCAAACTGCCCTCGCTTGAGAAGAAGCAGCAGAAAGTGGACGCAAGACTCGTCGAAGACAAAGGCAACCCTGTGGAGGGCGAAGAGATGAAAACGATGTATTTTGTggaggaagtgggcatggacAATGTTCAAAAACAAGAGGAGTGTGACGCTTGCGAAGAGAAAGGTGCCAAAAGGCCAATCTCGCAGCTGACGGCCAAGGGCATTGGGAAGTTTTACGTGGATGCGCTGGAGCAGAAAAACGGAGGAGGGCGCAATCCGAGGAGGATTGTGATGACATCGGAAAAATATTT GAGCAGGAATCTATCCTGTGTTCCGGTGCCTGGTGACTCCTGTCACAATAATAACGCCATTAAAACAAGCTCAACGTTGCCACAATCGATGACG aAAGAAGAGCCAACGCAAGGGAAGATGTATCATATTTTAAAGCACCAGGACAGCAAGTCAAGTTGTCGCACAG TGTTAGTGGAGACTTCAGGAGATTTGGAAACTTCTCCCACGGCAGATGTTCCCTCCCAGCCATCCAGACTGCAAATGGATGTCGCATGCACAAAGCCACCTCTGG TTGCAGCAAAACGAGATGAAGACCCACCCTCAGAAGTCGTCAA CCCTCCGGAGGTACCGCACGCTCCGTTACAGCATCTCGACTGCACAAGGCAGACCCTGATGAACCAGTGTCAGGCTCACACTAAAGGCTATCAG tACGTTGAGATCAACAACTTCAGCACCTGTTGGGAGGACGGTTTGGCCTTCTGTGCCTTGTATCATAAATATCTGCCTTCTCGCATCCCGTACAACAGCCTCAACCCAGCAGCCAAG AAGGAAAATTTGGATCTTGCTTTTAGGACAGGAGAGTCTGTTGGGATCACAGCTACTCTG TCGGTGGAGGACATGCTGAAGGACACGGGTCCAGACTGTCGCAAAGTTCAGCGTTACATCAAAAGCATATTTCATCACTTTGAGGCGGAGGCAGCAAACGCGCAAGACGTCGACCCTGCACTTGCAGTATGA
- the bpnt1 gene encoding 3'(2'),5'-bisphosphate nucleotidase 1 isoform X1, with product MSTRKWIDGWMEGACLKISKSVTLLSLPHLLTTALQSLFSVLNGSCTNTRGAMSGSPAVVLRLVASAYTVAEKAGDIVRKVLHRGDLGIVEKEGAHDLQTLADRLAQQSICASLSRRFPKITIIAEEELPVEEIKEDLIENGHAEEILKEVCPAEYSGLKEEELVVWVDPVDGTKEYTEGLLDNVTVLIGIAHAGRAIAGVINQPFYNYQIGPGARLGRTMWAMSGLGAFGVEMQEVADDKCIVTTTRSHSNKLITDCVNAMEPHEVLRVGGAGNKIIQLIEGKASAYVFASPGTKKWDTCAPEVLLQCFGGKLTDMHNNPYRYDADVKRVNSAGVLATLRNHEYYSSRVPRSVLEALKSD from the exons ATGTCCaccagaaaatggattgatggatggatggaaggcgcCTGTTTAAAAATAAGCAAGAGCGTTACACTACTTTCACTTCCGCATTTGTTGACGACTGCTCTACAATCACTATTTTCAGTATTGAACGGGAGCTGTACGAACACACGTGGTG CAATGTCAGGAAGTCCTGCTGTGGTCCTTCGCTTGGTGGCTTCAGCTTATACTGTGGCTGAGAAAGCTGGAGACATAGTGAGAAAAGTGCTTCACCGTGGAGACCTCGGCATTGTGGAGAAG GAGGGGGCTCACGACCTGCAGACGCTTGCAGACAGACTTGCACAGCAAAGCATCTGTGCTTCGCTGTCCAGACGCTTCCCAAAAATCACCATCATTGCCGAGGAG GAACTCCCAGTGGAGGAGATTAAGGAGGACCTGATTGAAAACGGCCATGCAGAAGAGATCCTTAAGGAAGTCTGTCCGGCTGAATATAGTGGgttgaaagaggaggag CTAGTTGTGTGGGTGGATCCAGTGGATGGCACAAAGGAGTACACTGAAG GTCTCCTGGATAATGTGACGGTGCTGATCGGAATCGCCCACGCAGGCCGAGCAATCGCAGGCGTCATCAACCAGCCTTTCTACAACTACCAG ATTGGGCCGGGGGCACGTTTGGGAAGAACCATGTGGGCGATGTCGGGGCTGGGCGCCTTTGGAGTTGAGATGCAAGAAGTTGCGGACGACAAATGCATTGTGACCACCACCCGTTCCCATAGCAACAAGCTCATAACGGATTGTGTCAATGCGATGGAACCTCATGAAGTTTTAAGAGTGGGCGGGGCAGGGAACAAG ATCATCCAACTTATTGAAGGCAAAGCATCCGCTTACGTCTTTGCAAGTCCAGGAACCAAGAAGTGGGACACATGCGCTCCCGAAGTTCTTCTGCAATGCTTTGGCG GTAAACTGACGGACATGCATAATAATCCGTATCGCTACGACGCCGACGTGAAGCGCGTCAACTCGGCCGGCGTTCTGGCGACGCTGAGGAACCACGAGTACTACTCCAGTCGAGTGCCTCGGTCGGTGCTAGAAGCTCTCAAGTCCGACTGA
- the grcc10 gene encoding protein C10, which yields MASAPAQQPTLTVEQTRVVLSEVIQAFSVPENAVRMEEARESACNDMGKMLQLVLPVATLIQQEVIKAYGFNNEGEGVLKFARLVKMYETQDPEIAAMSAKLKSLLLPPLSTPPIGGAIPAS from the exons ATGGCCTCTGCACCAGCACAGCAACCCACTCTGACTGTAGAGCAGACCAGAG tggTACTCAGTGAGGTGATCCAGGCCTTCTCTGTGCCAGAAAACGCGGTGAGGATGGAGGAGGCGCGGGAGAGCGCGTGCAACGACATGGGCAAGATGCTCCAGCTGGTGCTCCCGGTGGCGACGCTGattcaacaggaagtcatcAAAGCGTACGGCTTCAACAATGAAGGAGAAG GTGTCCTGAAGTTTGCCAGATTGGTGAAGATGTACGAAACCCAAGACCCCGAAATAGCAGCAATGTCAGCCAAACTCAAGTCTCTGCTCCTGCCGCCTCTATCAACACCTCCCATTGGGGGCGCCATTCCAGCCTCATAA
- the LOC144010872 gene encoding uncharacterized protein LOC144010872 isoform X4 — translation MKGAADRLAPSCADFIKPCITMGNMSYRPLADIFSNYSMPSEVELATLDLSSHRGPQAPSLKMAAHAAQTDRCDEAPVVLLRNVTSQNTHRVWPEDQRWQESESDLESESTTERSETSERSEVELHRTVTGLGPGGNATAEAVVRQLITERDKLAEEMKNQWETFNNEKSEWQQFQMDLLATVAAADRLRADSEEARVKLQDDRKSLQEQLAEAHAKQLEAERELDCLRSQQTDMWSKLPSLEKKQQKVDARLVEDKGNPVEGEEMKTMYFVEEVGMDNVQKQEECDACEEKGAKRPISQLTAKGIGKFYVDALEQKNGGGRNPRRIVMTSEKYLSRNLSCVPVPGDSCHNNNAIKTSSTLPQSMTKEEPTQGKMYHILKHQDSKSSCRTVAAKRDEDPPSEVVNPPEVPHAPLQHLDCTRQTLMNQCQAHTKGYQYVEINNFSTCWEDGLAFCALYHKYLPSRIPYNSLNPAAKKENLDLAFRTGESVGITATLSVEDMLKDTGPDCRKVQRYIKSIFHHFEAEAANAQDVDPALAV, via the exons ATGAAAGGCGCAGCTGACAG ATTGGCTCCCTCTTGTGCAGACTTCATCAAGCCCTGCATCACAATGGGGAATATGAGCTACCGTCCCTTAGCAG ATATCTTCTCAAATTACTCAATGCCCTCAGAGGTCGAGCTGGCAACCCTGGACTTAAGTTCCCACCGCGGGCCGCAGGCGCCATcgctcaaaatggccgcccacgcTGCACAAACTGACCGCTGCGACGAGGCCCCGGTGGTCCTTCTGCGCAACGTGACGTCGCAAAACACGCACAGGGTGTGGCCTGAGGATCAGAGATGGCAGGAGAGCGAGAGCGACCTGGAGTCCGAGTCCACCACCGAGAGGTCCGAGACGTCTGAGAGGTCCGAGGTGGAGCTCCATCGCACCGTGACGGGCCTCGGTCCCGGCGGCAATGCCACGGCGGAAGCTGTAG TCAGGCAACTGATAACAGAGAGAGACAAACTAGCTGAGGAGATGAAAAACCAGTGGGAGACATTCAAT AACGAGAAGTCGGAGTGGCAGCAGTTCCAGATGGACCTGCTGGCGACGGTGGCCGCGGCCGACCGGCTGCGCGCCGACTCGGAGGAGGCCCGTGTCAAGCTCCAGGACGACAGGAAGAGCTTGCAGGAGCAGCTGGCCGAGGCCCACGCCAAGCAGCTGGAGGCCGAGCGCGAGCTGGATTGTCTGCGCTCCCAGCAAACGGACATGTGGTCCAAACTGCCCTCGCTTGAGAAGAAGCAGCAGAAAGTGGACGCAAGACTCGTCGAAGACAAAGGCAACCCTGTGGAGGGCGAAGAGATGAAAACGATGTATTTTGTggaggaagtgggcatggacAATGTTCAAAAACAAGAGGAGTGTGACGCTTGCGAAGAGAAAGGTGCCAAAAGGCCAATCTCGCAGCTGACGGCCAAGGGCATTGGGAAGTTTTACGTGGATGCGCTGGAGCAGAAAAACGGAGGAGGGCGCAATCCGAGGAGGATTGTGATGACATCGGAAAAATATTT GAGCAGGAATCTATCCTGTGTTCCGGTGCCTGGTGACTCCTGTCACAATAATAACGCCATTAAAACAAGCTCAACGTTGCCACAATCGATGACG aAAGAAGAGCCAACGCAAGGGAAGATGTATCATATTTTAAAGCACCAGGACAGCAAGTCAAGTTGTCGCACAG TTGCAGCAAAACGAGATGAAGACCCACCCTCAGAAGTCGTCAA CCCTCCGGAGGTACCGCACGCTCCGTTACAGCATCTCGACTGCACAAGGCAGACCCTGATGAACCAGTGTCAGGCTCACACTAAAGGCTATCAG tACGTTGAGATCAACAACTTCAGCACCTGTTGGGAGGACGGTTTGGCCTTCTGTGCCTTGTATCATAAATATCTGCCTTCTCGCATCCCGTACAACAGCCTCAACCCAGCAGCCAAG AAGGAAAATTTGGATCTTGCTTTTAGGACAGGAGAGTCTGTTGGGATCACAGCTACTCTG TCGGTGGAGGACATGCTGAAGGACACGGGTCCAGACTGTCGCAAAGTTCAGCGTTACATCAAAAGCATATTTCATCACTTTGAGGCGGAGGCAGCAAACGCGCAAGACGTCGACCCTGCACTTGCAGTATGA
- the bpnt1 gene encoding 3'(2'),5'-bisphosphate nucleotidase 1 isoform X2: MSGSPAVVLRLVASAYTVAEKAGDIVRKVLHRGDLGIVEKEGAHDLQTLADRLAQQSICASLSRRFPKITIIAEEELPVEEIKEDLIENGHAEEILKEVCPAEYSGLKEEELVVWVDPVDGTKEYTEGLLDNVTVLIGIAHAGRAIAGVINQPFYNYQIGPGARLGRTMWAMSGLGAFGVEMQEVADDKCIVTTTRSHSNKLITDCVNAMEPHEVLRVGGAGNKIIQLIEGKASAYVFASPGTKKWDTCAPEVLLQCFGGKLTDMHNNPYRYDADVKRVNSAGVLATLRNHEYYSSRVPRSVLEALKSD, from the exons ATGTCAGGAAGTCCTGCTGTGGTCCTTCGCTTGGTGGCTTCAGCTTATACTGTGGCTGAGAAAGCTGGAGACATAGTGAGAAAAGTGCTTCACCGTGGAGACCTCGGCATTGTGGAGAAG GAGGGGGCTCACGACCTGCAGACGCTTGCAGACAGACTTGCACAGCAAAGCATCTGTGCTTCGCTGTCCAGACGCTTCCCAAAAATCACCATCATTGCCGAGGAG GAACTCCCAGTGGAGGAGATTAAGGAGGACCTGATTGAAAACGGCCATGCAGAAGAGATCCTTAAGGAAGTCTGTCCGGCTGAATATAGTGGgttgaaagaggaggag CTAGTTGTGTGGGTGGATCCAGTGGATGGCACAAAGGAGTACACTGAAG GTCTCCTGGATAATGTGACGGTGCTGATCGGAATCGCCCACGCAGGCCGAGCAATCGCAGGCGTCATCAACCAGCCTTTCTACAACTACCAG ATTGGGCCGGGGGCACGTTTGGGAAGAACCATGTGGGCGATGTCGGGGCTGGGCGCCTTTGGAGTTGAGATGCAAGAAGTTGCGGACGACAAATGCATTGTGACCACCACCCGTTCCCATAGCAACAAGCTCATAACGGATTGTGTCAATGCGATGGAACCTCATGAAGTTTTAAGAGTGGGCGGGGCAGGGAACAAG ATCATCCAACTTATTGAAGGCAAAGCATCCGCTTACGTCTTTGCAAGTCCAGGAACCAAGAAGTGGGACACATGCGCTCCCGAAGTTCTTCTGCAATGCTTTGGCG GTAAACTGACGGACATGCATAATAATCCGTATCGCTACGACGCCGACGTGAAGCGCGTCAACTCGGCCGGCGTTCTGGCGACGCTGAGGAACCACGAGTACTACTCCAGTCGAGTGCCTCGGTCGGTGCTAGAAGCTCTCAAGTCCGACTGA
- the LOC144010872 gene encoding cytospin-A-like isoform X2 gives MLLLAPSCADFIKPCITMGNMSYRPLADIFSNYSMPSEVELATLDLSSHRGPQAPSLKMAAHAAQTDRCDEAPVVLLRNVTSQNTHRVWPEDQRWQESESDLESESTTERSETSERSEVELHRTVTGLGPGGNATAEAVVRQLITERDKLAEEMKNQWETFNNEKSEWQQFQMDLLATVAAADRLRADSEEARVKLQDDRKSLQEQLAEAHAKQLEAERELDCLRSQQTDMWSKLPSLEKKQQKVDARLVEDKGNPVEGEEMKTMYFVEEVGMDNVQKQEECDACEEKGAKRPISQLTAKGIGKFYVDALEQKNGGGRNPRRIVMTSEKYLSRNLSCVPVPGDSCHNNNAIKTSSTLPQSMTKEEPTQGKMYHILKHQDSKSSCRTVLVETSGDLETSPTADVPSQPSRLQMDVACTKPPLVAAKRDEDPPSEVVNPPEVPHAPLQHLDCTRQTLMNQCQAHTKGYQYVEINNFSTCWEDGLAFCALYHKYLPSRIPYNSLNPAAKKENLDLAFRTGESVGITATLSVEDMLKDTGPDCRKVQRYIKSIFHHFEAEAANAQDVDPALAV, from the exons ATGCTTCT ATTGGCTCCCTCTTGTGCAGACTTCATCAAGCCCTGCATCACAATGGGGAATATGAGCTACCGTCCCTTAGCAG ATATCTTCTCAAATTACTCAATGCCCTCAGAGGTCGAGCTGGCAACCCTGGACTTAAGTTCCCACCGCGGGCCGCAGGCGCCATcgctcaaaatggccgcccacgcTGCACAAACTGACCGCTGCGACGAGGCCCCGGTGGTCCTTCTGCGCAACGTGACGTCGCAAAACACGCACAGGGTGTGGCCTGAGGATCAGAGATGGCAGGAGAGCGAGAGCGACCTGGAGTCCGAGTCCACCACCGAGAGGTCCGAGACGTCTGAGAGGTCCGAGGTGGAGCTCCATCGCACCGTGACGGGCCTCGGTCCCGGCGGCAATGCCACGGCGGAAGCTGTAG TCAGGCAACTGATAACAGAGAGAGACAAACTAGCTGAGGAGATGAAAAACCAGTGGGAGACATTCAAT AACGAGAAGTCGGAGTGGCAGCAGTTCCAGATGGACCTGCTGGCGACGGTGGCCGCGGCCGACCGGCTGCGCGCCGACTCGGAGGAGGCCCGTGTCAAGCTCCAGGACGACAGGAAGAGCTTGCAGGAGCAGCTGGCCGAGGCCCACGCCAAGCAGCTGGAGGCCGAGCGCGAGCTGGATTGTCTGCGCTCCCAGCAAACGGACATGTGGTCCAAACTGCCCTCGCTTGAGAAGAAGCAGCAGAAAGTGGACGCAAGACTCGTCGAAGACAAAGGCAACCCTGTGGAGGGCGAAGAGATGAAAACGATGTATTTTGTggaggaagtgggcatggacAATGTTCAAAAACAAGAGGAGTGTGACGCTTGCGAAGAGAAAGGTGCCAAAAGGCCAATCTCGCAGCTGACGGCCAAGGGCATTGGGAAGTTTTACGTGGATGCGCTGGAGCAGAAAAACGGAGGAGGGCGCAATCCGAGGAGGATTGTGATGACATCGGAAAAATATTT GAGCAGGAATCTATCCTGTGTTCCGGTGCCTGGTGACTCCTGTCACAATAATAACGCCATTAAAACAAGCTCAACGTTGCCACAATCGATGACG aAAGAAGAGCCAACGCAAGGGAAGATGTATCATATTTTAAAGCACCAGGACAGCAAGTCAAGTTGTCGCACAG TGTTAGTGGAGACTTCAGGAGATTTGGAAACTTCTCCCACGGCAGATGTTCCCTCCCAGCCATCCAGACTGCAAATGGATGTCGCATGCACAAAGCCACCTCTGG TTGCAGCAAAACGAGATGAAGACCCACCCTCAGAAGTCGTCAA CCCTCCGGAGGTACCGCACGCTCCGTTACAGCATCTCGACTGCACAAGGCAGACCCTGATGAACCAGTGTCAGGCTCACACTAAAGGCTATCAG tACGTTGAGATCAACAACTTCAGCACCTGTTGGGAGGACGGTTTGGCCTTCTGTGCCTTGTATCATAAATATCTGCCTTCTCGCATCCCGTACAACAGCCTCAACCCAGCAGCCAAG AAGGAAAATTTGGATCTTGCTTTTAGGACAGGAGAGTCTGTTGGGATCACAGCTACTCTG TCGGTGGAGGACATGCTGAAGGACACGGGTCCAGACTGTCGCAAAGTTCAGCGTTACATCAAAAGCATATTTCATCACTTTGAGGCGGAGGCAGCAAACGCGCAAGACGTCGACCCTGCACTTGCAGTATGA